TGTTGTTACCTGTAATCCGCCCTATTTTTTAGCACATGAGGCAAGTGATAAAAATCTAAGTGAGCATCATGCCATTGCACGACATGAACTATATTTAACATTAGAAGAAGCAATTCAATCAGCTAGTAAATTACTAAAACAAGGTGGAAAGGCAGCATTTGTGCATCGTCCAGGGCGATTATTAGACATTGTTACAGCTATGCGTGCAAATCGTTTAGAGCCAAAAAGAATGCAATTTATTTATCCCAAAGAAGGGAAAGAGGCCAATACACTATTAATAGAAGGAATAAAAGATGGAAAACCGGATTTGAAAATTTTACCACCGCTGTATGTCTATAATGTCAATAATGAATATACACCTGAGGTGAGAGAAATTCTTTATGGAAAAGAACAATAATCACTACTTTTACGTGCTAGAATGCGCAGATCAATCACTTTATGC
This genomic stretch from Lysinibacillus pakistanensis harbors:
- a CDS encoding tRNA1(Val) (adenine(37)-N6)-methyltransferase; translation: MDDWLKDDERLDYLLAENLRIIQSPSVFSFSLDAVLLSKFVNVPYYKGNIVDLCSGNGVIPLFLSARTKGQITGVEIQPRLFDMAERSIQYNQLEDQIQMILGDVKEIPKQLGIEKYDVVTCNPPYFLAHEASDKNLSEHHAIARHELYLTLEEAIQSASKLLKQGGKAAFVHRPGRLLDIVTAMRANRLEPKRMQFIYPKEGKEANTLLIEGIKDGKPDLKILPPLYVYNVNNEYTPEVREILYGKEQ